TCCAAATCATCAGAGAAGATTATTTAAAGTTAAAGAATTGAAATATATTGAAATAAATGATTACAGATAGGCAGTATGGGTTTCGAAATAGAGGCTAATTCTATTTTAAGTAAATTTACGTAAATTCTATAAGAAAATAAATTTACTCATTTATTATGATCGGGCCACCGGACGAAGGGGCAGACTGCATGAATCAACCAACATTAAGGCAGCGAATAAATCCACACTAGACAAGAAGGGTGACACACAGACTCCTAGCATGCTGAAAAAGTCCTAAACCACTGTGAGGAAATGCCAGAATTACTTTAAATCCATATACTGCCAACATTATTGTAATGTAGCATCAATGTTAAATTAATGTAGGATCATCATTTAATCATTATAGGATTAACGTTATCAACGTTACCTTACCTAGCTTTACCCGAGTGATATCAGACAAAAAGATGACAGTATTGATCAGAAGCACTCAAGGAGTCTCACCAGATGAGTACCGTAAGGTTCTCTTCTAACACTACAAATGGTCACCGTTTCACATAAATTATCTTTTCAGAGAGACACAATATATTACATGAACATGCCAGTGGATAATGTTAAGCTACAGGGAGTGTACGACACGCGGACACATGTCGTACCTTTCATAATGATCTCACCAAAATAAACACATCGAACAGCATACATGTACAATAGAAACTAACGGAGAGTAAGTGTCACGTTATGGGACGTGGAATACAGGAAACCAGGCCACATTCATCCTACAGATTATGCGAAAAACAATAAACAACTcgcgaaaggagagattaaattgTTATACTTAATAGTAAACTGATACAAGAGACCTACTAAAAGACCTATTAAGATCAAAATGTGCTGCTCCTCCCAGTTTTAGAACTGCCTATTTATTCACGACTGGAGATGTACTATAACACGTACACAACATCGTGAGACCTAAACTACAATATGCAGCAGCTGTACAGTATTGTGTCCGTATCTTAAAAAAAATACATCAGTGATCTTTAAAAGGTGCAATGATGTACTACAAAATTCCTTTCGGACTTAAAAtattaagagctacgaggagaaacttcAAAGTGTTAGAAATGTCAGAAAAAGTGAAATAATCCCAATCGATAATATATAAAATGTAAAACTTTAGAAATGtagacgaagagtcacaataacgtgactgaagacaTGATGACCATTCCATACaccagaaaatggagaaacgacgacgtccgAGTCCGTGCTGAACCATTATCAACTAATGtggtcaaggacggaccgaaacgtcgccgattCTCCATTTTCTgaagtgtagtttggtcatcaccTCAAAAATATTACATGTTATAATATTCATATAATCAATTTCCGACTTAAGGAAGTATTCCAATATTCCGCGGTCCTCcggtcgtcgtcgcccctaaatcaacaacaatacAGAATAATagtataattataaaatagttaGCCAGAGAAATTTACAGAAAACTAACCATATTAGATATCACAATagaaaactaaaatattgacaGGTATAACTATACTAATAACGTGTTGCACCAGTTTACATATTTAATCTTCTCACCTACACGCAAACGCAGCCGATTTGACATAGctcaggggtcgtagtcctaagggtccgggttcgattcccggccgaggcagaaacaaacgggcaaTTTCATTTGCCTGATGCCCCTGCTCAccgaacagtaaataggtacctgggagttagacggttGCTACGGGCATTAGATATCCGACAGTTAGAAAGTTTTGATTCAACATTTTTCTCAGTCCAAGAGCTCAATCTTGCAGGAATAACTAGTAAGTACATATATAGTAAATAGACACATACACGAAGGCACAGCGAGATGTCAAGTACTAAGTTAACTAAGATGTTAACTAAGTTATACATTGTTACAATGCCATTAACACACATAGCAGTGAATTTAAAATTTGAAGGTGCAACAGCCAATcttcaatacaaaaataaattcatgatatatatataataaaaaaaaatattttcataATTACTTAAAAACTACATTGATTTAAAGTGGTGATCAGAGAAACTATATTGATGTAGTTGTATTTTTAGAAAGTAAAATATTCGATAGTACAACGAGTTAGTAACACAAGGAAGGGAACTCTAGTGATGAAAATCCGCACTTCGTTGTTCTATTAtatgaatgaggcaaaagttgaaAGGTTTTTAACCTCATTAGGAATGAGAGTTCCATGTCGTGGGTCCCATTATATCCACAGCGATTGGATACCTTTAGTTTGAGTGAGTATATcatagagatatttatttctggtgtgacgtTCACGGGTCACTCACAGCACATCCGTCCAGAAAGAGTTACTAAACAGGATTAGAAGCGAGAAATAAGACTTTGTaagagagggaattatcagggaaaagtaccaagctattacgactatatagcactgggaaggggtcaggataaggctttgggatgggacggtgggaacgaatggtgcccaaaccacttggacggtcggggggggattgaacgccgacctgcatgaagcgagaccgtcgctctaccgtcagaGAATAAGTAAACAACACAAAGGAATGTGTGGAGTGAATGTATGTTTATCATGTTTGGGGATCTGAACTCAAGGGCGACGTGTTTTCTGAAGACAGAATTTGTTATAGTTCCGATAACTGAATTTGTGCCGAGtgctgatgggcttgaggtaaatTTACGGGTGGTGATCTCCATGCATGGATGCCATAAGCTAGACGTCGATAGATACTTTGTTCTTAACAAGTTTCGTGATCAAAAATAAAGGAAACAGGTGTTTGACCAGGAAGTGTGTCTTGTGAGTGCCTCCAGAGTGTGTTCTCGCCAGGAATATTGTGTCGGCCGGATACACTTACTGGTAGTGTCTATAGGAGGCTGTTACcagcaacaacaataacacaCAACGTAAAAAAATAATATACATTGATGAATAACAAAACCCTAATTAAATAAAGAAATTACACAtcaagagggggggaagagaaactTAGACAAGTCGTCGGCTTCGTGTCCCCGCCGAGGCCCCTAGAGAGAGATGGTAGCCGTCAGATAAGGTCAccaaaacacaatatacacatcAAGCCCTAAACCTCAAGAACAGAAACTAAAAAAAGGAAGCAACGTGTGGTAAACAAATTCATCTAATTGTTGCCTCATCATTTATAACACAATTATATTATGTGGCAACTTAGTATGGCAATAAAATGTCTCTGGATACTCTGAGCTGGAAACAAGTCAACGTTAATAAATGTCCTTTACCCTCCAGCCTCACAGGGCGTCTGTCCCCACGACCAGGGGCGGTGTGGCCAGGTCTCGGCCCCACGACCAGGGGCGGTGTGGCCAGGTCTCGGCCCCACGACCAGGGGCGGTGTGGCCAGGTCTCGGCCCCACCTCCGTCCCCACGACCAGGGGCGGTGTGGCCAGGTCTCGGCCCCACGACCAGGGGCGGTGTGGCCAGGTCTCGGCCCCACCTCCGCCTCGTCACCTTCACTCCCTTACTATACTCATGCAGTGCGACAGAAAACGCAGCAACCtgatacacacacagagagacgtGCTCCTATTTGTGGCTATACATCACTGACTACTTTAATATTGGACTATACTCACAATACAGCATACCTGCTAGTAGATTTGTAAGGTATTAAGGTGACCTTAACAGCCCTCCCGTATTTGAGAAGCACTAAGCACAACAAACCAAAGAAAACGCAATGCGAGACGGTCATTACGGCTAACGATTGTTATCCCAACTGCTTCAGCCTATTTTAGGCCTCCGCTTGGACAGAATTGATATTTAGTGACCAAATATCTATTTAATCGTATCACATTAGACAAATACACTCAAATAATATCATAACAATTATTCTTCGTATATATATTTACCAATTTCGTACGAAACCATAAGCTCGTATGACCATGTAAAGTTTGTTAAGAGCAAATGTAACTGATCCTCTTAGCTGTGGTTGGTGGTATTATGAGTACAGGGTTTGCTGCCATTGGATGCCACAGTGGGTCTGTGTAACACTTTAATGCCCAGTCGAATAGTACGTCGTATTTCGACGTATAAGTCCTCCTAAGGCTAAAATCTAATGTACTAAATATCACAGCGGCTCGCATAAGTGATgtcatgtcccgttttctattcgtgggtccttggttaggttaggttcgggctatttaatacatcagtttagtgacgttgtgaacgctccagaggacgggctggattttCCCCTAgtccaaggttatcttgaggttatcttgagatgatttcggggcttttagtgtccccgcggcccggtcctcgaccagccctccacccccaggaagcagcccgtgacagcacactaacacccaggtacctatttttactgctaggtaacaggggcatagggtgaaagaaactctgcccattgtttctcgcatgcgcctgggatcgaacccaggaccacaggatcacaagtccagcgtgctgtccgctcggccgaccggctccccggtcgtaGCGAAGTAGCGACGTCTATTTTGCGGGACTTTTAATTTCACTAAACCACCCCAATTATTTACGTTGGAGTCGATAGCGTAGTAATTATGGTGCAATAAATTGCGAAGTCAGGTTAAATATCCAAGGACGAAGGTGATCTGAACATGATCACTCTAGACTTGAAGATCAAGGCGTGTTGATCATCCTGGGAAAATAATAATCATCGGAGCTAAAACATGAAGTAGGGTCTAACACCAGAGAAAAAACACGCAGCCTTCTACGTCATCGCTACTCcctaaacaaacctaacctaacccaaccctccctaacctaaccccgtctaacctaacctaacccaaccctccctaacctaaccccgtctaatctaacctaacgaaAAACTAATATAAAACTTTCAGCCTTATATATATGGCGTACACGAGAGGTATGACGTCACTATGACGCCATAATAGTCCCGCGGGTGcaggttttagaccctactgGAAACAGGTCTTGGAGTCCCGAGAGTGCGACGATTAAAGGGTATATATAACATTTAGTTTATTAAGTAGTGTCCCCTTGGGGCGAGGGGACGTCGGCCGCTCCTTTAAAcactgctgagagagagagagagagagagagagagagagagagagagagagagagagagagagagagagagagagagagagagagagagagagagagagagagagagagagagagagagagagagagagagagagagagagagagagagagagagagagagagaaatgacaaAGCTAAACATAACTTGGCTAATTGGAAtagcagacagacaggcaaacaATTGACGTGGCAGACAAATACAGGACGAGACCGGTAAAAACAAACAGACTATAGACATAAACAAAAACAACAATGTTCTCTCCCCAGGAAAAACCAAGTCGAGCATCTATCCTAGTTAGCAATAAAACTATCGATTCATCCATTAGCTATTCTGTCTATCAATATTCTGTATCGGATCAATATCCGCGCATAGAGAAAAGGGCGCTCGATGATACGAGCGGCCACAAATACCCAAATGCCTCACTAACAACCCATGACCTCTAGCTGACCTCACGGTAAGAGTGGTTTGATGATAACGATAAACTACTCATCTTCCTCGGAGCACAGAGTGCCGGGAAGTGGTACCCGAACACTCTTTAAATGATTTACAGCGCCACCTGTTGCTCTCCGCCCGCCTATCGATCCACACTTGTTGTAAAGGGGTTGCCTAGCGAGCAAAATAGCTCGAGTTTCATATTTATAACTATGTCGTCGCTGGCAGTTTATTTAGAGAGTTAGAACCGCAGGTAAAATTAAGTCAAGTCAAGTCAGGTTAAATAAGCTCACTCAATTGCTCTTGGGGGCGTAAACAGATGATGGGAGGATAATTATGGGGCTCTTCAAAACTGAAGTGGCGGAGCGACATCTGTTAGCGAGGCGGGGAAGCGTGGAGGacattcctggtggtggtggtggtgggacactcCGCCCGGACTAAGTGGTATTATGTTTGGCCGCGTGTCCACCGGAGAGCCCTCactgctctctctcacacacctgccgaCCTCCACCCAACACACCTGCTGTGACGGGCGGCGATGGTTGCATATCGTAGTGTTATTCCGGTTTACATTGGCTGGTAGGATGAATCACTTTCTCCAAGTGTGGAAGTTATACATTAGAACGGAGGTGAGGGAAGTGTATGTGTTCAAGAACACAATTAGACGATTTCGTgcaggaccaaccgggttgtaatgaatatgtgggcctgcggggtgCTTCAAACAACAGCCTATCAagtcaagttatcacaagtcacgcCTGATCCCAGACCGGGCTTTGGGGAGCAGAGCTCTCAGACTCGACTCCAGGTAAAACTCCAGGGTGTATGAACGTGAGTGTTGAATCTCGGAGGAGATGATCGACGACTTCTTTGACGACGACTGCGGCAACGACATTAAGACCTCGGCGGCCGTCAAGACCTTCCTGGAGAAAAACAATTACTCGCGAAAGACAAGCGCTAAATATTTATCCGACATCGTGAACCAGACGAGGAAACTTGCTCTGAGAGACGACAATAAAGATTTTCAGGTCAAGAAGGAAACCCCATATTCCGAGTCTTTTGAAGATGACGAAAAAAGTGGCGAATCAAAGGTGACAGACACCGGCTCGCAGACTCCCGAAAGCGCACAGAAACAACATTCCGACACTAAGACGACAAAAACCGACTCCGAAGATGGCCAAGAAGCTTCTAAATCGCAAGGAACTGACGAAACTGGAAGTAATCAGTCTACCCAAGCACCGCCTACGAGCGACTTGACGCTTTCAAAGAAAACTGAATCTCAGAAATTGGATGACTATTCTAGATCAGAAGTCGTGTCGCATCCTGGCGCAAGTTCCGATAAGAGCGAGGATGATGAAGCATCTATTAACTCAGAGGAGCAGCATGAACGAGACAGACAACTGGAAGTGATTAAAATATGCTCGCGGAAGAAAGAATTGAACGAGCGGAAATTAGCAGAATGGTTGCAGAAGAGTAGACGAGAAGCATGGATGAAAAAGAAGGAACGAGAGAGGGCAGAGAGGGAAAGGGAAGAggcagaagaagaagagagagaaaggaggagtaaggaagaagagaagaaaaagaagagggtGAAGGAGGCAATGGTGGAGTGGCATAAGAAGAAACGCGATGAGCAACGGAAGGAGAAAATTAGGTAAGAGTAAAGGTAGaaaatagagagatagagaggattTTGTTTTATAGTATTATAGTCTAGTAAAGACTATATAGGATGCTATCACCTTAATCAAGCTTTACCTTCGCTCTGTCCAAGTCCTTTTCTACTCTATTCTTCAATGCCTTGTGCGAATTCCTTGTGTGTGCATTTCTCGAATTAATTCGAGAAATCAATTCGAATCATGCATTCTTTGCTCGCATTCCTTGCGTGCATTCCTCGCAGGAATTATTTGCACGCATTCCTTACAGGTATTCATTGCGTGCATTCCTTGCATGCATTTGTTGTACACAACCCGTTGTGGATTAAACAACGTTGCGTTCAAAGTGTATTTACGTCATCTGAATACCAGTATCGATTACTGAAGCTCTGAAAATGATCGAGATATTGTACAGAGTTCGATGACTGTTGTAACGTGACACAATTGTCCTCCTCAGTGCTCAGTGATACACTGATGctgtaaacacacaaacacagcgtCATTTGACAACTCCCCCCGCACACAGGTGATCGCGTGAACACTTCTGTAAGAACTCAATACTAACACTCAGCAGTAGTTGCCAACGGTGACACATTCCTTTCCTAGTTGGTCTTCACAGGTCCTTGAACTTTGGTTCCCAAATCTCTCTGGCATGATGGTTGCTAGAGAGATGGTTCGGTGGTGTCAAGAATAGTTTGGTGTAATGAGTGGTTCGGTGAAAAGGGTGGTTCTAATTGAGGGTTAACGAGCATCATACAGCGATTTTAAAATAATAAGAGAAAAACTCACTCTGAAATAATGGATCAGTATAATTTCCCCTCAATACCTACTCTCCGtctcctcacccctctccctctcttcccttctcctctcctctcatcTATCAAAAAATATGACATTACACACAGCTGAAAATTGGTAAAATCTCCATGGAAGCTAAATACAGGATTTTGGACTTAGTAAAAATcgcagtggagggggggggtcactATAGATGCTGATATTTGCTTAAAGGATGGCACTGGGGACGACTccgactggcctatgacactcccatacaCCTCATGTTTCATTTTGTTAAGTTGCGTGAGGCTAACCCCGAGCGTCTGACTTCCAAATTTGAACAGCCAAACAGATATGACATCCTGTTTTGTAGATACAGTACTTCAGTATttacatacagtatataatacAGTAAGTGATACATTATGATACAGtatgtacatacagtatgtataaAGTTTTTCTCAGCATCTGTCCCTCTTTTAAGATCTCATCTCCCGCAGGATGCAACAGGAGGCAGAGGAAGCAGAGAGGCGGAAGCAGAAGAGAGCAGAGGAGAGCAGACGCGCCTACGCCCACTGGAAGGCCTCGAACCCCCGCCACGCCCGCAGCTTCACCTGCCACGCCCACACGGGAGACAGGCTAGTGCCCTACTACGACCGCTCCACGCCCACCCCGTCCACCTATGTCAATCCCCAGCCCTGGAGACGACTCTAACTCCCGGTCTCCAAGTTTCAACAATGAAAGTGCCTCAAAACCTGCCAAATATACCATAAGAAAATGTCCTTAAATTAAAAACATCATTGTGATGTTGagtttttttttagaataaaATCCTCATAATTTTAATAAAGGTCAATATTAATCGTGGTAATACAAATTAAACTTATCTCTAAAAGAGTGTCCATATCAAacttaaatatttttatttttaattttataaaTCATATTTTATGTATCGATCATTTCTCAAAGAGTGCTTCGCTGAGCACCTCTGTTCgacccacaacgctgtaaatgcttcacccacgtactacagatacaaataatcgccaacagaatgtAACCCTTACAcgcaaaaatcacaatagcgtgatgcatcaatgaacaaatccacaagggccgtgacgaggattcgaacctacgtccgtgaccatatcgtagctcagtcgattaaggcagcgtctgggaatgatctcggacgtaggttcgaatcctcgtcacggcccttgtggatttgtttaaccTAAGCTTAACTATAGACTGaaatgtaatatataataatttaactTGTATATGAGAAGACACCAATTTGTAATATAGTTAAAACTGATGATTACCGGGACGGCCACTCctctaacgagcctggcctgaggacagaacctaaccaataaCCTTACAATGCATAGTCGCCTAATATTTAACAATATTCATGAAGCATTTACATGGTTACTTACGAAGGCTGTACATCTTTCCTGTATCATTTACGTGTGCACTTATGAGACCTGCTTATAGTGGcttagtttgtatttattaaatagtttacgaaCTTGGGAGACTTCATAACAcaagattattattgttatgaaCGACCTCGTAACACTTACgacctcgtaaactgtttaatagacAATTCAATTGTTGGTTAGCTTGGATCAAATATACAAGGtttgaggggggggagagagagagagagagagagagagagagagagagagagagagagagagagagagagagagagagagagagagagagagagagagagagagagagagagagagagagagagagagagagagagacaggcagacaggcagacagacagacagacagacaggcagacaggcagacagacagacagacatgaaAGTGAGAGTGGGTACTTAAAACCATGGTGACTCCTGGCTCTGACCTATACTAAACCCAAGAGGAAATTTGCATATATGTAGAGGATCACGCAGGACCTTGAGGCTACGGGGGAGGGGATAATGGGTACTCACTACTAATTTAGGAATGCTATAAACGGCCCCAGACACACCTGCTGGATGAAACCGGACACAAGGCCACACGTCTCGTAAAATACCAAACATAATGCACTTGTCACACCTGTATCTATACTcacacacaaggtgtgtgtgtgtgtgtattgtcttGTATTATCTCACACTTATCTTCGCTGTAACTCAGTTCTCAGGAATATACCACTAATATACACGTTGTACAGGTATCTATCAAATAGATATTcaactatctctctatctctgtctctcttaaAACGTTGCATATTTGACCCAAGCCAAgtgataaagataattatttGGAATTCTGCCTTCTGTCAGTACGTGCACACATGAAGGACATTTGTGTGGAATATTAAACAGTCTGTTAATTGTATAATATTAAAGTCTCGCATTTGCCTGGTGAAGggatggttgtgggggtgtgttgtgggggtgtgttgtgggggtgtgttgtggtggtgttgtgggggtgtgttgtgggggggggtgaggttgtgggggtgtgttgtgggggtgtgttgtgggggtgtgttgtggtggtgttgtgggggggt
The Procambarus clarkii isolate CNS0578487 chromosome 60, FALCON_Pclarkii_2.0, whole genome shotgun sequence genome window above contains:
- the LOC123766966 gene encoding uncharacterized protein, with product MIDDFFDDDCGNDIKTSAAVKTFLEKNNYSRKTSAKYLSDIVNQTRKLALRDDNKDFQVKKETPYSESFEDDEKSGESKVTDTGSQTPESAQKQHSDTKTTKTDSEDGQEASKSQGTDETGSNQSTQAPPTSDLTLSKKTESQKLDDYSRSEVVSHPGASSDKSEDDEASINSEEQHERDRQLEVIKICSRKKELNERKLAEWLQKSRREAWMKKKERERAEREREEAEEEERERRSKEEEKKKKRVKEAMVEWHKKKRDEQRKEKIRMQQEAEEAERRKQKRAEESRRAYAHWKASNPRHARSFTCHAHTGDRLVPYYDRSTPTPSTYVNPQPWRRL